The Glycine soja cultivar W05 chromosome 8, ASM419377v2, whole genome shotgun sequence genome has a window encoding:
- the LOC114423125 gene encoding F-box protein At1g61340-like, translated as MALGFEGYSYTTTLGRKRVVLLHSEASSLNSNSPVNSLKRMCSKKFTFDSERSRLEALPLDVLIRVLCGVDHEDLKQLVRVSKTVREAAEVARRMHFEYSTPKKKNFAIPKPFDIEGAGGFEEIDTPKAPSKKPKSKLIGKNLASISVALFASPN; from the exons ATGGCGTTAGGGTTTGAGGGTTATAGTTATACAACAACACTTGGAAGGAAAAGGGTTGTGTTATTACACAGTGAAGCTTCTTCTCTCAACTCCAATTCACCGGTGAATTCATTGAAGAGAATGTGTAGCAAGAAATTCACATTTGACTCTGAAAGGTCTCGCCTTGAGGCCCTTCCTCTTGATGTTCTG ATAAGGGTGTTGTGTGGTGTCGATCATGAAGATTTGAAGCAACTTGTTCGAGTCTCAAAAACTGTTAGAGAAGCG GCTGAGGTTGCTAGGAGGATGCATTTTGAGTATAGCACtccaaagaagaaaaattttgCTATTCCTAAACCGTTTGATATAGAGGGAGCTGGTGGGTTTGAGGAAATTGATACTCCAAAAGCCCCATCGAAGAAACCTAAGTCAAAGCTGATTGGTAAGAATCTAGCAAGCATCTCAGTGGCATTGTTTGCTTCCCCTAATTAA